In Eubalaena glacialis isolate mEubGla1 chromosome 3, mEubGla1.1.hap2.+ XY, whole genome shotgun sequence, the following are encoded in one genomic region:
- the LOC133088164 gene encoding N-alpha-acetyltransferase 50-like — protein sequence MKGSWIELGDVTPHDIKQLKRLNQVIFPVSSNDKFYKDALEVGKLAKLAYFNGIAVRAVCCRVDHSQNQKRLYIVTLGCLAPYQRLGIGTKMLNHVLNICEKDGTFDNIYLHVQISNESAIDFYRKFGFEVIETKKNYCKRIEPADAHVLQKNLKVPSGQNADVQKTDK from the coding sequence ATGAAAGGGAGCTGGATCGAGCTGGGAGATGTGACACCACATGATATTAAACAGTTGAAGAGATTAAACCAGGTCATCTTTCCAGTCAGCTCCAATGACAAGTTCTACAAGGATGCGCTGGAGGTTGGCAAGCTAGCAAAACTTGCCTATTTCAATGGTATTGCAGTACGTGCAGTATGCTGTAGGGTGGATCATTCACAGAATCAGAAGAGACTTTACATCGTGACACTAGGATGTCTGGCACCATACCAAAGGCTAGGAATAGGAACTAAAATGTTAAATCATGTCTTAAACATCTGTGAAAAAGATGGCACTTTTGACAACATCTATCTACATGTCCAGATCAGCAATGAGTCTGCAATTGACTTCTACAGAAAGTTTGGCTTTGAGGTTATTGAGACAAAGAAGAACTACTGTAAGAGGATAGAGCCCGCTGATGCTCATGTGCTGCAGAAAAACCTCAAAGTCCCTTCTGGCCAGAACGCAGATGTGCAAAAGACAGACAAGTGA